ACCAGAAGCCTCAGCCTTGCATCCCCAAGCTGCCCCCCTCTCAGCACATCAACCAGCACATCCATCAGCCCCGCAAGTGAGCCAAAAAGCTCATACCGCTGCGGCTATGAAGCCAGCCTTCCCAATCGAACacaatctatatatataaatatatatatagatataggtatatgtatatctatatatatatttatatgtattcatATTCCGCCAGGCACAGATGTCCTTTTTTTCTGTTGTACTGTTGTATGATGTGCGATTTGTCTGCAACAGAAGCCTAATAATAGCAGTATGGCCGTTTTATAAACCCCTAGTTACACCTGCCCTGCATCGGTGCTGCACTAATAATCGTGCACTTTTGTCTCCTATTTTTTTTGTGAGTCTTAAGTGCTATTGTTGGCTGTCGTTCTATGCTAACATGTAAGATTGTTTCATAATTGATCACATAAAAGAGGCCACTAATTTACAATCACCTTCTTTAAGACTATCAACAAACATTCCAGCCAAGTAGCCCACACAAATTCAAAGTACTTAATCATGTAATTATTTGCACATTTACTCAAACATAGTATCCAGCATGATATGAGGTGTTGAAGGTTATAAATATACTGTAAGATAAGATATCCTAATGCAGGAAATAACTATGTTTACCTTTTGCATTCTTTTCATAACAATATGATATGCACACTCACTCACCCTgcttttaacaacaacaacaacacaaatctTAATAATCCAGCAGTGCCTCTTAACACCTACCACCATCACATATTTTTCCACAGTTCATATTTTCAGCAGCTAATAAGCCAAATCCCTCTGGAGAATATATTTGAAAAAGCAACAGACAGCGTGTTTTTTCCTTCATACAAGTTTAACATAGCAGGGTGTACGTTTAATAACAAGCCAAAAGAAAGCCCTATAGCCAAAAAACAGCAGAAATTTAAAGGagatatcattattaatattgtaatccTACACATATCAATACACACGCCTTGCACTCATTAGTTGCAACACTAATATTCAGGAAAAAACATTCACTTTGCCAAGAATTACGAATTATGTTCATTCAAAAGAGTTTTATCTTTACTCTCCCTTCTTATTTTTTTCTTGAGTTTAATGTTCAATCGTTTCAACTGGAGTTTGCTATTGGGTGTGGTTGTCATAGTAAATAAAGATATTGGTTATCTTCAAATGTCACTTTGCTCTTTTCAATCATCGCAAGTGCAAAATGTTCtcatttcaaaacaaatgttcaCAAAGTGAATTATTTAAAGTTACACTTGATTATATTTAACACAAATTGAAGTACTCCAACAAATTATGGAGGGCAAAATGGGACAAAATGacataaatatttaattaattacttACATTTAAATtacttaaatacaataaaaatacatttaattatttcacgATTTAGTTAATTCATTTCATGATACAATTAATGACACAAAGTAATtacttaaagatgtatttatatttattttactttgtcccatttggcctTTGTCACCGCTTCATAAGTTGATTTTATCCGTTAAACTCACCTCTCAAAGAAACAGATACAATTAAATGGGAGATGATTAAGCaaatattaaatgtgtcattagatAAATAACTAaatcaatattttatttaatcctgaaaaaattatttaaatcgGCAAATAATGTAATCATTAGGCATTCCTGGAAACATTAAGTAGAGCAACGTAATTCTACCTTAAATAAATTGATGACGATTTTAAtagcacatttatgtatttaattccaattgtaATTAATTGACACATTTatgtaaaattaattaatttatttaagttTGCCTCTCTATATCAAATAGGTCCAcgggaaataaaatgtataaatacatgatcaaattaactgtaaaatatttttaatgaagCAAAAAACCCAGGATATTGATCGTattccatattaaaaaaaaatattatttagattCTTTAAaactagcttttgtttcctgtctCTGTTTCCTATAATGAAACTTTATCATGAAATACAATCATTAAAATCCTTCTGACGTTACTTATTATAtactttatttaataaataaataaataaatgggttatacttgtatagcgcttttctaccttcaaggtactcaaagcgctttgacagtatttccacattcaccgacggtatttccacattcacccattcacacacacattcacatttgtgttactccttATCCTTAATATACTTTAGATTTATTTTCTGCGGGAAAAGagtaaaaataaatcacactttAGTTGTGACCCTGGGTTTACAGTCAGTGTTGTTACTCTACACCAGTGGTATCCAAAAGGCGGCCCGGGGTCAAttgtggcccgcagctaatttttgGACCGGCCGTTAGCACACATTACTACAAAAAAGTAAAACGGgtgtaatgtaacgagaaaaagtttaaatgttgacactaaaaacacaaagctgacatgaaggctgttgtttttaaatgtatttatatattgtttctTTAAATGAAGACAATCAAGATGGCCCCCACTTACTTTGATTTGTCAGTATATTGCCCTCGGTGGAAAAAATTTGGACAACCCTGCCCCAGACAAAAGTTGAGTATTCCACAAGTCCAATGGTCTACAGGAAGTTGCCTCATTCAGATCATCTGCAGGCCATGGAAAGTAAGTTCACTcttatttttctgtattttcaatgaTATTTTACATCAGCACAgtcctgttttttgggggggttttttaaatacacattttattagcaTGAAGGTCCTGTTACTCCTAACAACTTTGAAGGTTCCTCTGTGCTTAATAATTACCGGTTGAAAGCAAACAAGCGTGCTAGTTTCAGCATCCCGCAGTGAATGAACTCCTGGCACAGAGGGATGCTGCTCAACTGCTGTTTTGGAAATGAAACAAGAACATCTTTCCAAGCGCTGTCCACTTCCCCCTCAAGACACACACACGTGCGTCTCCAAGTGTGTGCACCAGGTGTTACTGCATGTAATCCATCTTTACACAAGCAGGTGTCCTGTCAGGTCGCGTTAGCCCAATAAAGCGGGCAGTGCAATCTAAAGTTGGTTTGAAGCGGTTTTAAGTCTGCTCAAACATCCAATTCCAGCTGTGTACATGCTGCCTTCTATTGCTCGtttctatgtttgtttgtttttaaatgtgtgtatCAAAGTAAATGCTATAAATATGTGACTATGCAACGGCTGCATTTTTTTATAGattcaaaataaatactaataaataaaaatgttttttaaaaagtggaTTTTGCAACGTTGCTAAATATGAaaccattttgtattttataAAAGTTAGTATTTCCAAAACAAAAAGGTACCATAGCTACCTAGTTAGCTAGTGAACATGTACCGGTAGATTATTACATTGGTTTGGTAGTcacttagtatatatatattttttaatctagcTAATCCTAGTTGTTTTGGGTTTATCTTCATTCTGCAGGATATATAGGTAGTTAAAAGAATGAACAAAACCAAAAATACATTAGCCAGTTCGCTAATTAGATTATTTAGTTTGTTGGTTACTTAGTCTCGAATTAAAGATAGCTAATGCTCGATAGATGCTGTACGTTTATCTTTGTTTTGAAGGATATATAGGTAGTTACCGATTGAATAAATCCAAAAATACATTGGCTAATTAGCTTGCTAATTAGTagacatacaatatatacatttatctTTGTTCTGAAAGTTATGTTAGTATTAATCAAAGCTATCACCTTCTTATGTAGTTAGCAAGCTAATATGTAGATTGTTTTATTAGTTGGTTTGTTACATAGCATCAAATAAAAGCTATCAAAATCTAGATGTTAATATGTTTATCTTTGTTCTTGATGATGGGTAGATAGTTAAAGATttaacaaagacaaaaaaaatggcTATTTAGCTAGATAATATACAGATAATCAAATTGGTTGGTTAGTTAAAAGCAAATACAAGCTAGTTAATCAGTATAATAAAGTTACAGTAGATAGATAGGTATACTTAAATCATTTTTCTGTGggctatattactgtaaatatatggTTTAAATAAAGCAAAAACTACATTAGCTAGTTGTCTAGCTAATATGTAGATTATTTCATTGGTTTGTTACTTATTATGAAATAAAAGCTAACTAATGCTAGGTAGATGTtatacatgtgtctttgttataaAGCAGAGATAGGTAGTTTAAGATTGAACAAAACCAACATACTTTGCCTAATTAGCTAGCAAAATAGtagatatacaatatatacttttATCTTTCTACTGAAAGTTATGTTAGACAAGCAATCACTAGCTTatcaagttggttttatttgttgGTTTATTACTTAGCATCAAATAAAAGCAATCTAATTCTAAATAGATGTTAATATGTTTATCTTTGTTCTAGAGGATAGATAGATAGTTAAAGATTTCACAAAGACTAAAAATTATTTGGTTGGTAGCTAGCTAATATGTACATTATTGAATTGATTGGTTAGTTACTTAATAGCAAATAAGAGCTCGCTAATATGTATAATGAAGACACAGTAAatagatatactgtatgtatagttTAATCATTGTTGTGTGGGTTATATTTGTTATTTGGTTTCAAATATAGCAAACACTACATTAGCTGGTTAGCTAGCTAATATGTAGATTATTGAGTAGTTTGTTGGTTATTTACTTAGTATCAAATAAAACTAGCTAATTCTAGATAGATGTTATATGTTTATCTTTAGATAGGTAGTTAAAGATTGAACAAAACCAAAAATCCATTGGCTAATTAGCTAGCTAATTAGATGCAAAATGTATAATGTTAGCTTAGTTCTGAAGGTTATGTTACTTATTTAGTATTAAACAAAGCAAACAATACCTTAGTTAGGTAGCTAATGTGTGCAATACAGTAGATACATATACTTTTATCTTCGTGCTGTGGGTAATGTTATTTGGTATCAAACAAAGCAAAGACTACCTTATCTAGTTAGCTAGCTAATATGTAGATACTTATTTGGTTTGATTATTGTTACTGCGCTTTAGTTTCAAATAAAAGATAGCTAATGTAAAGATACATTGTATACATCTTTTTTTGTAAGACAGATAGGtaaatattaaacaaaaccaaCAATACATTGGCTAATTAGTACATATGCAATTTAGAGTTTCATCTCTGTTTTGGGGGCTATGTTGTTTAGTACTAAACAAAGACAGCACTACCTTACTGTAGCTAGTAAACTAGATATTGTGAATAATGAAGATAGGGCCGACAGATTAGTATAGGTTTATCATCCTTTTGTGGGTTATGTTATTTGGTATTAAACTAAGCAAAATATTATTTAGTTGGTTGGTTAGTTACTTTGTATCAAATACACCCTAGCTATGTTTATCTTCATTCTAGAGGATAGATAAGTAGGTAAAGGTGAAACAAAACCAAAACCGCATAGGGTAGTTAGCTAGCTCATGTGTATCATTTAGAAGTACAAGCTATGCTTTTATCTATGTTAGCTATTTTGTATTAAACCGAGTAAACACTACCTGAGCTAGTTCGCCAGCTAATATGTAGATTATTTAATTTGTTGGTTAGTTATTATGACATAAAAGCTAGCCAATTGATGTTATATGTTCATCTTCAGTCTGAATAATAAATAGGTTGTTAAAAATTGAACAAAAGCAGAAAATGCATTGGCTAGCGAACTAGCTAATATGTATCTTGCAGTAGTAGTTACACAATGTATACTTTTACCATCGttccaaaagttgttttttgtgtgtgttaatattaaacagcaaagactactttggCTCGTTAGCTAACTACGTGCTTTTAATGAAATGATCAATGTTGAGAACAAAAATTACCTTTAGTTACTGTAGTTAAGTAGCTATTAGGGATGTGAATTTTGCAACAACTCACAATTGAATTCCTTTCTGATTCTTGCGCCGACAATTCGATTCAGATTCGATTTTCGTCTCATTTGGTATATAAATTGTAATAAAATCTTTTCAAAATGGGTTACATGTTACGAAAGCTTCTTTTGACTGCTGATGTATATAGCCTAAAAAAACACCTTTTTTCCCAAAACagaattgtaatgaataaaaatTGCAGTTTAGATGTGAATTAATTAGTTTCGAGCACCAGTCGTAGCTATTGCATGGTTTGATAGCTGAGGGGTAAAATGTCTAACTGCAGAACAAATCTACTCCCTGCACTTGAACTAACATGTTTATTTTTTGTCTGTAGGAGAGAGTGTGTATCCTGCACAAGTCCTCTGGTTGAGCAGCACTTAATGACATCCCTCTTGAGCACACACTGCCAGTTGTTGACCACGTGACCTTTGGCATCGCAAGAACCAGCTTCATCCTGTCCAAACTGGACCTCGAAATTCATCAGTAAGTCAACAAGCCTCTGTTTGTCAGAGTCAAAGGAATGTCATAACCTGTTACACTGACAGATTGGACAACATGGCGCTTTAAAGTACAATCTAGTTGAGCACAAGCAAAACTTTGTGGAAGAAGTTTCTCAGGACATCTTTGATCGAGTTCATGTATAGTGCAGATGctgatttattcatttattactgCTTTTCAGAAATGGAATTCATTAGAATGGACGACCTACTTTATATTTGAGTCGTAGTCATTTCAAAGAATGGcatgaaatcattaaaaaaggctTTACATgtattacagtaaaataaaaatgattactttattACTAATTTAGAGAAGCagtttgaggaaaaaaatacattttcaatctCTGAATCgcagaaaaaatatttaattagaAATTATGTTAATGGTGCTATTTTCTAGCTACAAAGATGTGTTAGTACAAACTAGGAATCATTGCATAGAAAGTAAACAAATGAAAAATAGGTTCAGTCATGTGTGGCTTATTAAAATTGGATATATGCAAGTGCTGTTCTGCAGACAACCAGCAGGGGGCTTGGACCCAAATTCACTCCTGAAAGTGCTGATCCAGAACTAGGTCATGCTGTCTTATAACATGCTGAAAATAATAACTGTCGAATGAGTAGTGTAGTGATATTTTATTTTATCCTTATTATTGCAGGATTTGGGTcatagaggaggaggaagagctcGCCTGTAGTGTATGTCATAATCTCAGGTTACACTGTAAGCAAACAGCTGGCTCAGCTACTGTCATGACCTAAATGTTGTGTGACACATTAATGCCCTTGTCTTCATTGCATACTCATACCTCCGTGTAGGACATAATGGTGTTATTATTAAGAGTAATGAATGTAACAAATGTAGTATAAGGAGATTTGGCCAAAATATTAGGTGCACTTGTGGcccaaaaaaaataggaaaatgTTTGGCTGAAATGATGGAACAAAATATTAGGTGCAGCCATGGCTGAAATATTCGCTACATCAAAACTATTTGGTACAATCGTGACCCAAGAAATTAGGAACACATTTGGCCAGAATAATAGGTGAACATGTAGCCTATCCTAATTATTAGGTGCACCCAAAATATTAGGCACACTTGCGGACAAACTATCAGGTACATGTGTTGTCAACATTTTAGAAAGCTATTTGGCCAAAATATTAGATGCATCCAAAATATTTGGTACATCTGCTGCAGAAATATTGGATGCACTTGTTGCTAAAATATTTGTAAACCCGAGGTCAAAgtattacaaaaaatgttttcctaaaTGCTCTTGTATGAAATATTAGGTTCATATTGGACCTAATTATTAGGTACCCCCAAAATTTTAGGAACATATTTGTCCTAATTCGCTATCTTGTATAAAATAAGTACACATTAGGCTTTAATATTAGGGACACCCACAATATTAGGGACATCTTTTCCTAAACTATTTATATGGTATAAATATTAGGTGCACATTTGGCCTACTTCCAAAATATTAGGAACATTTGTCCTAACACACTGGTATGAATTAAAAGGTGCACATTTTGCCTTATTAGGTGAACACAAAATATTTGAAGCATAATTGTCCTAAACATACTATCTAGTATTAAAATATAAGGTACACATTTGGCCTAATTATTACGTACACCCAAAATATCAGTATTTTGTATAAAATATTGGGTGCACGTTTGGCCCTAATTATTTGGTACACCTAAAATATTAGGAAAGTACTTGTTCTAAATACTTTCTCTGGTATGAACTATTAGTTATACATTTGGCCTAATTCGGTGCACGTAAAATTGTAGGTATACATATTAAATAAAGCCAACATGTCTGGTACACTTGTGGACAAACTATTAGGTACACATGTCAAAAATAGAAACCGCTAATATTATGAATCAAACAGTATACAGAAGAAGTATTTCTGTGAGCAGaagtgtttatttcatttcattcatACCCTGTAAACACCATGCATCCATACGGAGCAATTACAGGTGAGAGTCACCAGTTTGTTTTCAAGTAAACATTAGGGCATTCCCAACTCATTTGATGATATTCAGAGAGTGACACCACCTTTCTGTCTTGGTGTTAATACTAAGGTAAAAAAAGATGTTACTATAGTTTAAAAATCCCATTTGAGTAGGAAGTGAAaacggcattaaaaagcatttttattgctagtataaaaaatatacatgcaAAGTACATTCATTGGTTGGTCATCATATAGCAAAGTACAAAGCATGTCATTACAGTGTAATTGTAGATGCATAATCTCATGGAAACCTGGGTAATTAGCAGAAAACTGACATATTTTTAAGGTTggtgaaaatatatatttgtgataTAGAAAAACAACGTCCCCGTACTCTAACATCTTTTAACTGATAGCCAAAAATGTTGACGTGTTTTTGAATAAGTAACTATATAACAAAAATTGCAATTGTGGGTTATATATTACAGTACCTTACACGTTTAAATCGATACCAGTACCTTAGAATTTATACTGGTAGTCAACAGTACGCGTTTTCAGTATGTGTGATAATTGatggaagatttttttttttttttaccatttaacactccgctgtgtctcatttgcagcactgtactttatttttatattatagtttGCATGCATGTGCAATTctaagatgttagatggcagtagtgtatagattaCTGTGGGTTaccttagccaggaagtagtctttgccattaagttgaatttggcagtattttcttttgttgcatcttaaaaagtatttatattgtatgtattgttcttattacacaccagcggtTTGATTGTAACTTGGATCTTACTACCAAATTTGgacgtgttgaaattgccatgtaaaatctctAAAGGTAATTGGTAGCATGCCtaaggcaaatccaatgtaaaataGCATCGAGCTGGAATAAGTTGTACTTTTGAGCGCCTTctgtttgctttgttggcatggaaaattgtaataTTACCTTGAGCTCTGAGTGCTGCTTAAGTGCTTGTTTCCTGGCCAAGTGCTTGAGCTGGTGTGAGTCTgaaaccggacgtgacgtcacgtgcaacataggtatcaaaatatggcacctcttgattttacgtgaatcggtactgACTTTGGTCGGCATCTATAAAAGTACGGAATTTGACACCCTGTCAAGCATTGTGAAAAAATTGTTTGCAAGAttcatatttttgggggaaatacatTGCTGGAAAATAGTGAACTTTACGATaagtaaaatatgtttttgttgtgttcGAGTTACTCTGTATTAGTGAAAAACTAACTTCAAAGGTTGGAAAAACTAGAAAATGTGAAGAAAACAAAGTTTTGGTCGAGTGGACTGCAATAAATATGATTAATGAGTTCACTTCAAGTATCAAGATGAAGTCCATCCTGAAAATGGCAGCCATCTTTAATTTAAGATTATAAAAGCAGCATTGTCTTGTGTTTTAGAACACTGCTGGGAATTGTAAACTCACCCTGAGTCAAacatatttgcttttgtttttggTGTCGTGTGCATTGAGACTACTTCCTCTTCCCGACAGTGAGGTGCGTCTTGCCTATGGCCTCGAGTCTCCTCCTTTCAGCCTCCTCCGCTTTCCTCCTCTCCTCTTTGAGCTCCTTGTATCGCCACTTGGGGATCTGCAGCAAGTGCCTACCTCCTCCATCTTTGGCACTGCTCTTCCTGCGCACCTTTTCTGGCTCATAAGTGGGCGTGGGGGCTTTGGACACCCTCACCTTGGGAATGGTCCATCCCGGCCTGACGCTGCTCCTCCTGAGCACCATGTGCAAGGGAAGCAGGCTGGGCCTTCGTAGCCCGGCTCCGTTAAAAGACAACATTTCCAAGCTGGAGCTCCTCGCTCGAGGCACTGCGTTTTGCGGCTGAAGGCTGGCCCGCCGGTCATGTGAGGGCTTGGGCACCAGTGTGACCCTGGAGTTCTGGAAAAGCTGGAGGTGGGTGTCCACCCTGTCCGGGTTGATGGCGCTGAGCTCTTTGGCTCGCTGGTGGCGGATGATCTCGGGAACCGCGTAGCGTCGTTTGCCCACACTCGGAGGGCTGTTTGGACACACCGTATGACAGGTGACTGCGATGAAAGGGCTCCTGATGGCTGTCGTCACACACACCAGGTGGTCAATTATGCCGGAGTCCTCGGGGTTGGTAACATTGGCGATGTTGAAGACATCGCGCACTGTGTCCGAGAAACGCTTAAGACAACCACGGGGCTCCCGGGCTTTGGACACCAGGGATGCCAGCGAGGGCCATTCTAGACTGTCAAAGCAAAATGGCTGTTAGTTCCCTTTATCAATTAAACAATCActcatattattatttaaaatacaATTAGGGTAGAAAACTTTTTACCTGTATGCATCGTTAATTTGGCGCGGGCAGGGTCGTTCCAGGAGTCTGGCCATCACCCAAGCTGTTTCATAGCGGCCAGTGAAAAATGCCCATTCCCTGGCGGTCATTTGACGGCCACAGTCCAGTGCATTCAGGGTGGCTCCTGCAAGCAACACAATTTGAAAAGGTATCAAATCAGATCTGTGAATGCGCCACTTAAAGggtttcccattgggttgagttttttcttgccttaatgtgggatctgagccgaggatgtcgttgtggcttgtgcagccctttgagacacttgtgattaagggctatataaataaactttgattgataggctccagcgaccccaaaaagggacaagcggtagaaaatggatggatggatgattgacttTGAAGGGTGAAGTCCTCCTTGGTTATTTTATCCTAATGGCTTGTCTGAATAAGGCGAGGAGACTAGAATTGAAGATGAACAATCTGTTCTCCAAATGAAGTACAAAAAAGTAGCAATACCAGCGCTGTGCTCTAAAAAGTCTGGCGCGCTCTCTCTAGATCACAGGTGTTAATCtcgaggcccgggggccagatctggcctgccacatggttttatgtggcctgcaaaagcctggaaataatgtacaTCAATAAAACgcctcattttttttactaaacttATTACTTCTTTGAATTGTAACAGAACCATGACATGTATTGCATGTCTTCAAACTTGACAATTATCTGACCATGCAAAAACACTGTCaacaggtgtccaaagtgcagcctgcAGCTCTATTTTGTTGAACTGCAGCTTATTGTTGGATAAAGAAATAACAgtcaaaattgtcaaaatgtttattttattttattttgttaaaaaaaaataaaaaaggataaaaacagacattttatttacagtatttattttaaagACGACTTAGGGTCAGCTTTGTGTGATAAGTGTTATTCAATTTTATAcgtgtgttattattaattataaaattAAAATTTCAGCTTGTTCTCATTCTCAattcttttttttactgttgtttttagaCAAATCTGACACTAAATTTTGTCTTTGAGTATATGtgatgtttttttaaacttttttttacaaaataaaaataaagagacCGCTATatattccaaaaaatgttttgttaggATTAAATTGTCCccctgacttatgatttcaaaagcaaGTACATGTGTTacagtgaagataaggtacttttaaaaaaataaataaataagataaataaattaaaaaaaatgttcttgaataaaaaagatagtaaaacaatataaaaacagttacatataaactagtaattaatgaacattagtaaaattaactgttaaaggttagtactgttagtggaccagcagcacgcacaatcatgtgtgcttacggactgtatcccttgcagactgtattgatatatattgatatataatggaggaaccagaatattaataacagaaagaaacaacccttttgtgtgaatgagtgtaaatgggagaggaaggttttttgggttggtgcactaattgtaagtgtatcttgtgttttttaggttgatttaataaaaaaataaaaaataaaacgatactgattataaaaaaaaaacgataccgataatttccgatattacattttaacgcatttatcggtcgataatatcggcaggccgatatcggatatctctaattaTAATTCATATACATGCACTATAACATATTGTAGCCATCACTGCAACGTGGCCCATTGTGTCCATTAATCTTAATGCGAAAAAAGTATGACAATTCGAGCAAATTCCACTGTAATCACAGACTAGAGGTAGAGTAACATTTTAAAGATATTACCTGCCATCATGAGCGATCGCACACACTCGACACgaccctgcatggcagctttcatCAGAGCCGTGAAGCCGTGACAGTTTCTCCTCTCGATGTCCAAGCCTGAGTAGTAGTTAAGCAGGTAGTTGGTGATTGTCACGTGACCTGAAGACAAGACATACTTctgatgtgtgtgacaatcgcaCCATACAAGTTTGAAGTTTAGCAGAGAACAGCAAGAGTCGTACCTGCTTGTGCTGCAGTGATGAGGGCAGTGTTGCCTTCACTGTCCTGCCAGTTAGCGTCCAGATACGGACACTGAGACATCGCTATGACAACATCGACGTAACCTTGGTAACAAGCAACCAGCAGCCCTGTCTGAGAGGGAGGAGGGGTTAAGAAATAAAAGTTATAGTATGAAGAATTTataactatgtatggtgatgcttgctcaagcttttcatttaatcaactaactggagtcattgggaaaagatggaaacaaataattaattatggaactactaaattattagtttgtaaacctctaataagaaattcgagttggcaaaaaggaactaaaataaatagaaaaatatataagttttatttaataaagaaatctttgaaggctgccccatacaacacatttggaaaatgggaggacttttttgactgcccgttgccgtgggatgccatattcaaactaatctataaaactactattgatgtgcaaaatcgttattttcaaattaaaattatttataacttcttacccacggggaaaattttaaaattatggaatatgacagagtcagatgactgccgattttgttgtcaggagtctgaatccaccctgcatttgttttggtattgtcatatagtgtcttctttttgggtggaagttgaaaaaatgtgtttaaggattggtttgtttatgaagcttgatgtggtttctgttattttgggagagttcattgacaatcatgatttaatcaatttaattatagtactcgg
This genomic interval from Nerophis lumbriciformis linkage group LG07, RoL_Nlum_v2.1, whole genome shotgun sequence contains the following:
- the ankrd33ba gene encoding ankyrin repeat domain-containing protein 33B, with the protein product MVLITDDRDGGVASSLRVKPLQQQKAGGGIVQIHTTVAGEDPDEDYEEEDDEEEEDGEEDEDFEEVDFEDLDDTRSIASDDSFYPPDDAFADSERSPSPPSPELMTFFRACCSNNAAIVRIMIRHGLTEAEVKQTDRNNKTGLLVACYQGYVDVVIAMSQCPYLDANWQDSEGNTALITAAQAGHVTITNYLLNYYSGLDIERRNCHGFTALMKAAMQGRVECVRSLMMAGATLNALDCGRQMTAREWAFFTGRYETAWVMARLLERPCPRQINDAYSLEWPSLASLVSKAREPRGCLKRFSDTVRDVFNIANVTNPEDSGIIDHLVCVTTAIRSPFIAVTCHTVCPNSPPSVGKRRYAVPEIIRHQRAKELSAINPDRVDTHLQLFQNSRVTLVPKPSHDRRASLQPQNAVPRARSSSLEMLSFNGAGLRRPSLLPLHMVLRRSSVRPGWTIPKVRVSKAPTPTYEPEKVRRKSSAKDGGGRHLLQIPKWRYKELKEERRKAEEAERRRLEAIGKTHLTVGKRK